The following DNA comes from Enterocloster bolteae.
ATGCCGCTGTACCTGCCCTCTATAAATATACCTGCAGACAGCATGGTATGGGCCCCTGCCCTGTCCAGAATCCGCTTCAGCCCCGCATTGTATGACTCGTACTCCCTGCGCCTCAGGACCGCAATCCCGTTCCCGTCATAGAGATGGTAGAAGATGTAAAACTCCTCCCTCCGGAAGCTGTCCGTAGGATCATACAATAAAGCGGTCCTGTCATCCACCCACTGATAAGCGGATTGTTTCCCATGGCCTCCCTCTCCGTTCATGTAGAGAACAATCCGGTTCAGGCGGAACCGGTTGCCCACAAATCCCATCAGGATATGGATTGCCTCGTCAACGGTGGCGGATTTCTCAAACACCTCCAGGGCCACGGCCGTAGTGGTCTTGTCATCCAGGCTGCTCTGCTCCCGGCGTTTTGCCTCCCTGGCCTGTTTCAGATAATCATAGGAAATGCTGCCATTCTCCTTGTCCTCCACCGCTTCGTAGAAAAGGATTCCTCCCTTTCCGGATTTCTTAACCTGCAAAAGGGCCTGATTTGCCTTTACAATGATATCGGAAAAGTTCCTCTCTCCCTCACCAGCCAGGCGAACGCCCATACTGCAGCTGATCCGCTCTTTTTTGCTGCCCGTATCCGACAGTATTCCGCCTATCTCCTTCTGAATGGTTCTGCCCGCCGCAGACGCGTCTTCCCTGTTGGTATTCTTTAAAAGCACAAGAAACTCATCCCCGCCGAAGCGGGCAATCAAATCACCTTCCCGGCAGGCCTGCTTCAGGCTGTTGGCAACATTCATGAGAACCACATTGCCAAAAAGCTTTCCCTTCTCCTCATTGATTCTTTTAAAATCATCCATGTCCAGGATAAACAGGGCCGTGGTGTAGGGCGCTGGTCCCGTTTCAAGGTATTGCTCCGTCTGCTCCTGGAATGCCCCTGCCGTCAGCAGATTGGTCAGGGCATCGAAGGCTCCCTTGCTGCTGCCTCTTACCTTTCCAGACGTCTCCTCCAGCACGTTCTCCAGTGTTGCAAGCCTTTGCTCCAGTATTCTATGGGCCCTGTCCTTTGTCAGGAAAATTCCTATAACCCTGGCCACATAGGTCAGCACCTCAATCTGTTCCCTGCTCCACTGCCGGTTTTCCCGGCACTCGTCAAAGCCCACAAAGCCCACCATCTGACCGGAGTCATAGATGCCGCACTGCAGCAGGGAACGGACCCCCTGAGGCTCTAATACCTCCCTCTGGTTCCTGGGAAGGTGGTCGATATCCATGCAAAAGAATACGCCGTCCTCCCCAAAATTCTCCCTGTATCCATACGCGCTCCACTCATATGACATATGCTGCAGCTTATCCTTCTGGGGTTCTATGCCTTCATTACACCATTCAAAGGTATTATCCATAGCCAGCCCGTCCAGGCAGTCCTCAAAAATATAAGCCCTGCTCACATTAAACTGGAGTCCGATAATTTTAAGGATGGTGTTGATGGCCTCCCGCAGGTCCGTTGATTCATATAATGCTTTGAACACATAGTGGATTACCTTGTTTGCTACAAAATAACGGCCATTTTCAGAATCTATCATAGTGCCGTCCGTAAATCTTCCCAGAGCATGTTTTCCGCTGTCCGCAGGCCTTAGGGATGGATCGTAAACAACGCAGCGGCCCTTACCCCAGTTTTTTCCTGCATAGAGAGCCATATCCGCTTTCAGGAACAGCTGCTCGTATGTGCTGCCGTCCGCCGGATACACAGCTGCCCCGATGCTGCAGCTCAGCTTGCTTCCGCTCTTTTTCACAGAAGGAAGGCTGGCAATGTCTTCTATGAGCTGCCTCCCGCGTTTCATAATTTCTTCCCTGCCTGAAAGCTGTTTTGAAAATACCAGGAACTCGTCACCGCCAATCCTTCCCACCATATCCTGGCTGTCAAAAACGCCGGCAATGCACCTGGCTGCCTCTGTCAGTACGCTGTCTCCAAAGAGATGGCCTTTGGTGTCGTTAATCTCCTTAAAATTATCCAGATCAATGACCATCAGTGTTCCGTCCGGCGCTTTGTCCCCATCCTGCATATACCGGTTGACAGACTGTACGGCAGCATCCCTGTTAAACAGTCCTGTCAGCGAATCCCGCATGGACTTTTCCCAGTACTCCTGCTTCTGGTTCTGAGCCTCTGTGTCATCTATCATCACGGCATGGACCCAGTTATTTCCCCTTTCGTCCTCCACAACGCGGCCGCGGAAGTCCACCCAACAGATGCCTCCGTTCCTGGATCGGATTCTGAACTGGGCCTTTATAATTTCCTTACCCTGATGCAGCTGCTCCAGCACCTCATCCAGAACCCTGGCATGATCCCTGACATCCAGCATTCCCTTCAGAGTCCCTCCGGTCAATTCTTCCAGTTCTTTTGTGTCCGTGCAGCCAAAAAGACTCAGAAGTTCATGGTTAACTATGTCCAGCCTTCTGTCTTCGCCCGCGCAGCAACGGAAAAAACCTGCCGGCATGGAATCATTCAGCAAGATAATCTGTTCATTCATATATATGATGTCCATCCTTTGTCTCTCTGTCTTCATACACTCCGCGCCCCTGCTTGTGCGCGTTAAAGGTATATGCCTTGATTATACTTCACTTTCCGGGGACTTACAATATAAAGAAACACCATAAAACTTACAACCATAAAACTCAGCAAAAAACAACTGCCGGCAGGTCCAATTCATCCTGCCGGCAGTCATTCGCACATACACGATTCAATTATATCAGCTGTCTTAAGCCCTGAGCTCGATTCCCAGCCCGCCAAGTCCGTTGAGTATCTTGTTCATCACAGATGTGACTTCCTTTTCCTCCAGGGTGTGGTCCTTGGCCCGGAAGGTAATGGAATATGCCACCGACTTGTGGCCTGCCAGTACCTGGGCTCCCTCGTACACATCAAAGAGCTTGTAGCTTTCCAGGACCTTTCCTCCCCTCTGCTCAATCACATCCTCAATCTGTCCCACCAGGATATCCTTTGGCACCACCATACTGATGTCCCTGGTCACAGCCGGGAACCTGGCTATACCGGTATACTTGCGGTCAAAGGTGGTGAAATCCATGATGGACGGCATATCAATGACGGCAATGTAAGCCCTGTCGCCAATCTTATAGTTATCAGCCACATCCGGATGTACCTCGCCCAGGAAGCCTACTACTGCGCCGTCATACAGGATGTCGGCCTTTCTTCCGGGATGAAGGTAAGGATGCTCTGCACTCGGATCATAATGGGGCTTTTTATGCATTCCGGCCTTTTCAAAGAATTCTTCCACCACGCCCTTCATGGTAAAGAAATCGCCGTCCCCGTACATTCCCAGGGTGAACTGCATACGCTCGTCAGGAAGCTCTGTGAGAGGCAGTGACTTGGGACGGTAC
Coding sequences within:
- a CDS encoding diguanylate cyclase domain-containing protein; the protein is MKTERQRMDIIYMNEQIILLNDSMPAGFFRCCAGEDRRLDIVNHELLSLFGCTDTKELEELTGGTLKGMLDVRDHARVLDEVLEQLHQGKEIIKAQFRIRSRNGGICWVDFRGRVVEDERGNNWVHAVMIDDTEAQNQKQEYWEKSMRDSLTGLFNRDAAVQSVNRYMQDGDKAPDGTLMVIDLDNFKEINDTKGHLFGDSVLTEAARCIAGVFDSQDMVGRIGGDEFLVFSKQLSGREEIMKRGRQLIEDIASLPSVKKSGSKLSCSIGAAVYPADGSTYEQLFLKADMALYAGKNWGKGRCVVYDPSLRPADSGKHALGRFTDGTMIDSENGRYFVANKVIHYVFKALYESTDLREAINTILKIIGLQFNVSRAYIFEDCLDGLAMDNTFEWCNEGIEPQKDKLQHMSYEWSAYGYRENFGEDGVFFCMDIDHLPRNQREVLEPQGVRSLLQCGIYDSGQMVGFVGFDECRENRQWSREQIEVLTYVARVIGIFLTKDRAHRILEQRLATLENVLEETSGKVRGSSKGAFDALTNLLTAGAFQEQTEQYLETGPAPYTTALFILDMDDFKRINEEKGKLFGNVVLMNVANSLKQACREGDLIARFGGDEFLVLLKNTNREDASAAGRTIQKEIGGILSDTGSKKERISCSMGVRLAGEGERNFSDIIVKANQALLQVKKSGKGGILFYEAVEDKENGSISYDYLKQAREAKRREQSSLDDKTTTAVALEVFEKSATVDEAIHILMGFVGNRFRLNRIVLYMNGEGGHGKQSAYQWVDDRTALLYDPTDSFRREEFYIFYHLYDGNGIAVLRRREYESYNAGLKRILDRAGAHTMLSAGIFIEGRYSGMILLVNTETEREWSRAECEAVSEMARIVASGIKNTSMLIEAKQEAEYYRNHDALTGLMRYDRFKESCQMLMDEGKEEYVLVASDIKGFKFINEAIGYTQGDNILRMFGDMLTQNGLETNCYTRVSADQFLSFGVCGMDRNDFVNMVQGLNNEFCRMENEIYSNINLMIRSGIYFIEKDCREIETAVDRATIARKSVDYIIRSTSVVFNDGPFDSSYRENEIINRMEYALKHGEFKVYLQPKVGLDGLGIVGAEALVRWQHEDGRIVPPGDFIPLFEKNGFITQVDTYVFGTVCSQLSQWMEQGGEPLPISVNLSSVDIASEQLIPQILEITRACGLDHKYLEFELTETAFLSDSARTFHVMKTLQEEGFITSIDDFGSGYSIMNMMADIPTDVIKLDCGFVQSCTKTGRGREFLGQLIQMTNKMGFISLCEGIETAQELKMLREMGCELGQGYYFSRPLPMNVFFEKFCRKVIDKS